From Bacillus sp. FSL K6-3431, the proteins below share one genomic window:
- a CDS encoding ThuA domain-containing protein, which translates to MSKPKAIALGNYADAKYHPFTDVDKQIEMIFQDSIDVKSTDDYSVLDKERLAGNELFISYTEFADEPLPASSTAALLSYVAEGGGLLAIHNGVSLQRNQELGAMLGTRFTGHPAFGSLPIQVSEPEHPIMKGIEDFIIDDEPYRFDMYPHYQTTILAEYEHEGKKWPAAWAHEFGLGRVVYLMPGHQLSAFHVQPYRDLILRGGLWSAKLL; encoded by the coding sequence ATGAGTAAACCAAAAGCGATAGCATTGGGGAATTATGCAGATGCAAAATATCATCCGTTTACAGATGTAGATAAACAGATCGAAATGATTTTTCAAGATTCCATTGATGTGAAAAGCACTGATGATTATAGTGTGTTAGATAAGGAGCGCTTAGCAGGGAATGAATTGTTTATTTCCTATACAGAATTTGCTGATGAGCCATTACCAGCATCAAGTACTGCTGCATTACTTTCTTATGTTGCTGAGGGGGGAGGACTACTGGCGATTCATAATGGTGTCTCTTTGCAACGAAATCAAGAACTTGGTGCGATGCTTGGTACAAGATTTACTGGGCATCCTGCATTTGGTTCTTTACCTATTCAAGTCAGCGAGCCTGAGCATCCAATTATGAAAGGCATCGAGGATTTTATCATTGATGATGAGCCATATCGATTTGATATGTATCCACATTATCAAACGACGATTTTGGCTGAATATGAGCATGAAGGTAAAAAGTGGCCAGCAGCATGGGCACACGAATTTGGCCTTGGTAGGGTAGTCTATTTAATGCCGGGCCATCAGCTATCTGCTTTTCACGTGCAACCATATCGGGACCTAATTTTACGCGGTGGTTTATGGTCCGCGAAATTATTATAG
- the blaI gene encoding penicillinase repressor BlaI → MTKKIPNISESEWEIMHVLWNRSPRTANEVISSVQEKTDWKSKTVRTLLDRLTQKKVVGVNKDQRVYTFYPLYSQEECQSAETHSFINRIYGGTLKSMLVQFIQEDSLSEDDIKELRSILGEKPKEKRIKK, encoded by the coding sequence ATGACGAAGAAAATCCCCAATATTTCAGAATCAGAATGGGAAATTATGCATGTGCTTTGGAATAGGTCTCCAAGAACGGCCAATGAAGTGATATCTTCCGTACAGGAGAAAACGGATTGGAAGTCGAAAACCGTACGCACCCTTTTGGATCGTCTTACTCAGAAAAAAGTGGTCGGTGTCAATAAAGATCAAAGAGTCTATACCTTTTACCCGCTTTATTCGCAAGAGGAGTGTCAGAGCGCCGAGACCCACTCTTTTATTAATCGAATTTATGGCGGAACGTTAAAGTCAATGTTGGTTCAGTTCATCCAGGAGGATTCTTTGTCAGAAGATGATATTAAAGAATTACGCTCCATATTGGGCGAAAAACCTAAAGAAAAGAGAATCAAAAAATGA
- a CDS encoding transglycosylase domain-containing protein, translated as MNASYISDINVSGKSASREQKQKKRKNMNILKWLIYSVLVIFALCLVTVIAGEKLTDGEQLAKLEEIRNEPGFVSMGQMPAYLPKAFVSIEDHRFYHHFGVDPISMIRAFIVDVKTRSFAEGGSTITMQLAKNQFLTQEKSINRKFKELLIAIHLDRIYTKEEILEMYLNTIYFGHGKYGIEQAANFYLGKTFQANDLGKETVTLREAAMLASLPKAPEYFSPIKHPEDAFNRQAVVLNRMNELGMITENEKEAAVWKSVDQLPINQ; from the coding sequence ATGAATGCAAGTTATATATCAGATATAAATGTAAGTGGAAAATCAGCAAGTCGTGAGCAGAAACAGAAGAAAAGGAAAAATATGAATATATTGAAGTGGCTTATTTATTCTGTTTTAGTGATATTTGCTCTATGCCTAGTTACTGTGATCGCAGGTGAAAAGCTAACAGACGGCGAGCAACTAGCAAAACTGGAGGAAATAAGAAATGAACCAGGGTTTGTTTCAATGGGGCAGATGCCTGCGTATTTGCCGAAAGCTTTCGTTAGTATTGAGGATCATCGATTTTATCATCATTTTGGTGTGGATCCCATTTCAATGATTAGGGCGTTTATTGTTGATGTTAAGACTAGATCTTTTGCCGAAGGTGGAAGTACGATCACGATGCAATTAGCAAAAAATCAATTTTTAACTCAAGAAAAATCGATTAATCGTAAATTCAAAGAGCTGCTTATTGCGATTCATTTAGATCGTATATACACAAAAGAAGAGATATTAGAAATGTATTTAAATACGATTTACTTTGGACATGGGAAATATGGGATTGAACAGGCTGCTAATTTTTATCTAGGAAAAACATTTCAAGCCAATGACCTAGGAAAAGAAACAGTTACTTTAAGAGAAGCGGCCATGCTCGCATCTCTACCAAAAGCGCCTGAATACTTTTCACCGATTAAACATCCTGAAGATGCCTTTAACAGACAGGCTGTTGTCCTAAATAGAATGAATGAACTTGGAATGATCACAGAAAATGAAAAAGAGGCTGCAGTTTGGAAGTCTGTGGATCAGCTACCGATAAATCAATAA